Proteins encoded in a region of the Podarcis muralis chromosome 4, rPodMur119.hap1.1, whole genome shotgun sequence genome:
- the LOC114595338 gene encoding trefoil factor 3-like produces the protein MNFKWFWLLAIVLVLGFASFADARGGRGGGGGRGGRGGRGGRGGKGQKRNCNVPPSRRRDCGYPGIPRSTCLKRNCCFSNAIKNSKWCFYPN, from the exons ATGAACTTCAAGTGGTTCTGGCTCCTGGCCATTGTCCTGGTCTTAGGATTTGCCAGTTTCGCAGATGCCAGGGGTGGCCGAGGTGGTGGAGGTGGCCGCGGTGGTAGAGGTGGCCGAGGAGGCCGTGGGGGCAAAGGACAAAAAC GCAACTGTAACGTACCTCCTAGTCGGAGAAGAGACTGTGGATACCCTGGAATACCTAGAAGTACatgtttaaaaagaaactgcTGTTTCAGCAATGCTATCAAG